CAGATCGGCGCGGGCACCGGTTCCTCGCCCGACTTCGGGGCGACGTGGCCGATCGCGGCGCGGTAGCGGATCGCGTCGTAGGGACCAGTTGCGGCGTGGGTCAGGCCGAGCGGCACGAAGAGGTGGTCGCGCACGCAGTCGTCCCAGCACTTGCCGCGCAGCACCTCGATGATGCGGCCGAGTACGCAGTAGCCGGCGTTGTTGTAGGAGAACCGCTCGCCCGGCGGGAAGAGCTGCGGCGCATCGGACAGTGTCGCGATGAGCTTCTCCACCGCGTCGTCGCCAGGCCCGGTGTCGGTGAAGATGTCGCCCTCGAAGCCGGCGGTGTGGCAGGTCAGCTGCCGGACGGTGATCGCGGCCGCGACCTTGTCGTCGCCGAGCGCGAACTCCGGCAGGTAGTCGCGCACCGGCCGGTCGAGGTCGAGGCGGCCCTCGTCGACCAGCTGCATGATCAGGGTGGTCGTCCACACCTTGGTGATCGACCCGATCTGGAACAGCGAGTCCACAGTGGACTGTACCCCGGTGGCCTTGTTCAGGACGCCCGCCGCGTGGTCGATCACCTCGCCGTCGGCGAGCACCGCGATCGCGGCGCCGGGAACCTGATGCTCGGCCAGCAGGGCGGCGAAGTTCTCCTGGAGCCAAGTCTCGATTTCAGAAATTTTCGACATGTGCACCTTCTGCCCGGGTGAGGATGGCGTTTCCGGAATGCTAGGTCCGTGGCCTGCGTCACTTGTTCGTCCGGACCGAGGAGAGCGCGGGGAAAGTTCCTCCGCCCGGACGAATCAGGCCGTGCGCAGCGACTCCACTGCCATCGCCGCGGCGAAACCGATGAATGCGTCGCGCTCGGGGACCCGGGAACGCGTCCGGGGAGCAACCGGGACGGCGGTCAACCTCTTCAACCCGAACGGCGTTCAGGCCTCTTCAGCCGGAACGGCTTTCCCCTCCCGCGGCAGCAAATGCAGCTGCACCATCGCCGCGAACCGGTCTCCCGGGTCGTCGAGATCGATTCCGCCGACCTCGGCGAGCCGGCGCAACCGGTACCGGAATGTGCTCGGATGCACGTACGCGGCGGCCGACGCGGCGCCGATGTCACCGAAAGAATCGAGCCAGCACCGCAGCGTGTGCACGAGCTGCGATTGGTGTTTCGTGTCGTAGGCCAGCAGCCGCGCGATCGGCCCGGTCGCGCCATAGCCGCGTGCCGCGCAAAGGTCCGCCAATTCGAGCATCAACGCTTCGATGTGCGCGTCCTCGGCGGTGATCACTCGCTTTGTGCCGCCGTTGGTGAGCAACACGCGCAACGCGCGGTCGGCACCGTCGCGGGAGGCACGCAGGCCCGAGCCGTCGAGCGCGAGCGGTCCGACGCCGATTACGGCGGCGCCCCGGCGGCCGGTGCGTTCCAGGAAGGTCGACGCGACGCGCACCGAGCGTTCGCGGCAATCGCCGTGGTTCCCGGGCATCGGGACGATGCCGTACGCGACATCGCCGACAAGCGCTACCGCCGACCGGGGCTGGACGGCGCTGAGGTGCATGGCGAACGCGTCGGCGACTCGCTGGCGTTCCGCGACGAGCCGGAGGTCGTCGTCGGGGACCTCAAGGAGTCCCATGGCGAGCACGATGGTGGGCTGCCCCAGCAACCCGAGACGCGCGATGGCTTCCGGCGCGCCGGAGCCGCCTTCGAGCGCGGTGCTCACCAGATCGGCCCGCAACCGGCGCTCGACATCGGCACCCGCGCGCAGCCGAAGCATATGCAGTGCAACGATCTTCGAGCTGTCGACCATCGCCGCGGTACGTTCTTCGCTGAGCTCGTTGTCGACTGCGGCCCAGATCGAGCCGAGGACCTCGTCGCCGGCTCGGACCGCGACCGCGACCCGAGGCATGGCGATGTTCTCGTCGTAGCCGTCCGGGTAGACGTAAACCGGCCCGTGGTCCCGGTAAAGGCGTTCGAAAACGCCTTCCTTCTCCAGTTCGCGGGTGAACCGTTCGGGCACCTGACGGCCGAGAATCGTTTCGACGCGGGAAGGATCGGCCTCGTCCTGGCGGCCGGAGAACGCGAGCACGCGCGAGTTGCGGTCCTCGATGGTGACCGGCGCGTTCAGCAGCGCGGCGATCGCGTTGGCGAGCGCGAACAGATCGCCGGACGGCATTCCGCCGAGCGTCTGCGGGGAAACATCGCCGACGTCGCCCTCGGCGAGCAATGTGCGGAGCATCGCGGCGAGCTGCGTCCACGACGCACCGCTGGCCAGCCCGAGCAGCGCGACCCCGGTGGAGTTGGCCGCCCGCACCAGTTCCGTCGACGCGGAGACCGGCGACCGCACGACCAGCGCGGCGGCCCCTCGTTCGCCGATGGTGCGCAGAAGCTTCGCGATCTCGTCGGGTTCGCGCACGCCGACCCCGAGGACGACCGCCTTGGCGGGGAACTCGGCGTCGTCGTGCGGATCGTGGATCACCACGCCGCCGAGTTGCCGCCGGGTGTCCGGCCCGACGGCGACTGGCTCGAGGAGCACGTCCCCGAGGGCTTCGAGGACGCGACCCAGACTCGTGTTCGGCTTGCTCGGCACGGGTGTCAGCACTCCCCGAAGGTAGATCCGGCCTGGGTCGAACCGGGTGGTTCGATTCGGCCGAATCTATCCCCGGAATTCGTGCCAGGCTACGAACCGATCCACACCTTCGCGGTGGTCACCTCGTCGAGCAGCTCCGGAATCGGCGCCACGCCGAGGCCCGGACCGGTCGGCACCGGCAGGTGCCCGTCGGACAGCACGAACGGCTCGGTGATGTCGGTCTGGTAGAACCGGTCGGACGCGGAGGTGTCCCCGGGAAGCGTGAAGCCCGGCAGCGAGGCCAGCGCGACGTTCGCCGCCCGGCCGAGGCCGGTCTCGATCATCCCGCCGCACCACACCGGAACCGCGTGCGCCGCGCACACGTCGTGCACCCGCCGCGCTTCGAGGTAACCGCCGACCCGACCCGGCTTGATGTTTACGATCTGGACTGCGCCCAGCTTGATCGCGTCCGCCGCCGCGCGCGCCGACACGATCGATTCGTCCAGGCAGATCGGCGTCTTGATCCGGCGCGCCAGTTCGGCGTGGCCGAGGACGTCCTCCTCTTCCAGTGGCTGCTCGATCAGCAACAGGCCGAACGGATCGAGGCGGGCCAGCTGCGGCGCATCGCCCAGGGTGTAGGCGGTGTTGGCATCCACCTGCAGCAACACGTCCTCGCCGAAGCGTTCGCGGACCGCGCGCACCGGCTCGACGTCCCAGCCCGGTTCGATCTTCAGCTTGATCCGCACGTAGCCGTCGTCCAGGTACCCGCCCACGACGTCGAGCAACTGCGGGATCGTGTCCATGATCCCGACCGAAACACCGCACGGCACGGTATCCCGGACCGACCCCAGCTCGGCCGCGAAGGATCGCTCGCTCGCGCGGAGTTCGGCGTCGAGCACCGCCATCTCCAGCGCGCCCTTCGCCATCCGGTGGCCCTTGAACTGGGCCAGCAGCGGCGTCACCTTCGCCGCGGTCACGTCCTTTGCGGCCAGCAGCGCCGGGACGAGGTAGTGGCGCAGCACGTGCTCGGCGCCGTCGTTGTACTCCGACGAGTACAGCGGGCCGGCCATCGTCACGCACTCGCCCCAGCCCTCGCCCGCCGGCGTCACCGCCCGCAGCAGCAGGAGTTCGCGCACGGACTGGGTGCCGAACGAAGTCCGGAACGGGGCGACGAGCGGCATCTGCACCCGGCGCAGTTCCACACCGCTGAGTTTCACTGCTCCTCCTTGGAAATCACGTAAAAGCCGGCCCGGTCGAAGCCGGTCACCCGGCCCCCCGCGGACATCAGTCCGCCGAGCGTTTCGCGCAGCGCGGCCCGCCAATCGGCTGCTTTGCCGGGGTCGGTGCCGCGCAGGCCTTCGATGTCGGCCGGGACGGCGACGACCACCACCGGGGCATCTGCTGAGCCCGTCGCCGGGCCGCCGTTGGCGTCCACCGAGAGCGCCACGGCAGCGCCCCGCTCGAGCAGGGATTTCGCGTCGGTCCGGACGGGCTCGCCGAACGCGGCGGCCCGCACTGCCGTGCCGGCCAGGTCCCAGGACACCATCAGCCGGTCGGTGTCGCCCGAACCGTTGATGCCGTCCGCCATCGGGCCGTAGAAGTCGCGCAGGTACAGCACCGGGAGCGCACCGAGTTTGCCGAGGTTGAAATAGGCGTTGCGGCGCACCAGTGGATCGAACGTCCACTTGATCCCCGAGACGTCCTGCGACAATGCCCAGCCGCGCTGGTGCAATTTCAGCGCATACCCGATTCCACGGCCCGCACCGGCCTTGGCGACTCCGGCGATGTGACTGTGCAGACTGCCCTTTCCGGGATTGCCGAAAAATCCGACGCACGCGCCGAGCAGCTCGCCGCCGGCAAACGCGCCGGCCACGTAATTCCCGGCTGCCGACAACGCGCGCAGCAGCTCCGTGGTCACCGGCCGGGCCGACCGCCAGATCGTCTCGAAGAGCACTCCGACCGTGGCCAGTTCGGCGATCTCGGTGATCTCCCGTACCTCGACCCCCGACGCGGCGGCCGCCGCCCGCGCGGCCGCGACCGCCTCGTCGCAGGTCTCCGATGGGACCGGCCGTTCCGTGTTCATCGCAAGATTTGTCACGGGATGATCCTTTCCCCGCTCGCCCT
This genomic interval from Streptomyces sp. NBC_00376 contains the following:
- a CDS encoding PucR family transcriptional regulator is translated as MLTPVPSKPNTSLGRVLEALGDVLLEPVAVGPDTRRQLGGVVIHDPHDDAEFPAKAVVLGVGVREPDEIAKLLRTIGERGAAALVVRSPVSASTELVRAANSTGVALLGLASGASWTQLAAMLRTLLAEGDVGDVSPQTLGGMPSGDLFALANAIAALLNAPVTIEDRNSRVLAFSGRQDEADPSRVETILGRQVPERFTRELEKEGVFERLYRDHGPVYVYPDGYDENIAMPRVAVAVRAGDEVLGSIWAAVDNELSEERTAAMVDSSKIVALHMLRLRAGADVERRLRADLVSTALEGGSGAPEAIARLGLLGQPTIVLAMGLLEVPDDDLRLVAERQRVADAFAMHLSAVQPRSAVALVGDVAYGIVPMPGNHGDCRERSVRVASTFLERTGRRGAAVIGVGPLALDGSGLRASRDGADRALRVLLTNGGTKRVITAEDAHIEALMLELADLCAARGYGATGPIARLLAYDTKHQSQLVHTLRCWLDSFGDIGAASAAAYVHPSTFRYRLRRLAEVGGIDLDDPGDRFAAMVQLHLLPREGKAVPAEEA
- the menC gene encoding o-succinylbenzoate synthase is translated as MKLSGVELRRVQMPLVAPFRTSFGTQSVRELLLLRAVTPAGEGWGECVTMAGPLYSSEYNDGAEHVLRHYLVPALLAAKDVTAAKVTPLLAQFKGHRMAKGALEMAVLDAELRASERSFAAELGSVRDTVPCGVSVGIMDTIPQLLDVVGGYLDDGYVRIKLKIEPGWDVEPVRAVRERFGEDVLLQVDANTAYTLGDAPQLARLDPFGLLLIEQPLEEEDVLGHAELARRIKTPICLDESIVSARAAADAIKLGAVQIVNIKPGRVGGYLEARRVHDVCAAHAVPVWCGGMIETGLGRAANVALASLPGFTLPGDTSASDRFYQTDITEPFVLSDGHLPVPTGPGLGVAPIPELLDEVTTAKVWIGS
- a CDS encoding GNAT family N-acetyltransferase produces the protein MNTERPVPSETCDEAVAAARAAAAASGVEVREITEIAELATVGVLFETIWRSARPVTTELLRALSAAGNYVAGAFAGGELLGACVGFFGNPGKGSLHSHIAGVAKAGAGRGIGYALKLHQRGWALSQDVSGIKWTFDPLVRRNAYFNLGKLGALPVLYLRDFYGPMADGINGSGDTDRLMVSWDLAGTAVRAAAFGEPVRTDAKSLLERGAAVALSVDANGGPATGSADAPVVVVAVPADIEGLRGTDPGKAADWRAALRETLGGLMSAGGRVTGFDRAGFYVISKEEQ